Proteins from a genomic interval of Nitrospina gracilis Nb-211:
- the thrC gene encoding threonine synthase: MRENGSHKSGEVALEFDAWFQCINGCSGRYELNEVIYNCPHCGDLLEVTHDMERLKKRSAAEWKSLFDERYRRHDWPYGSSVWGKKELVCPNVDNDNIVSTYEGGSNLFWAERLGKQLGLEELWVKQCGMAHSGSFKDLGMTVLVSMVKQMRTEGKDIKAVACASTGDTSASLAAYCAVAGIPAIVFLPRNKISMTQLIQPITHGVMTFSLDTDFDGCMRIVKSICQEKEIYLANSMNSLRLEGQKTISFELTQQFDQEVPDFIIVPGGNLGNVSAIGKGYEMMYELGIINKLPRLVCAQAERANPLVRSFKRGFKSFKSIQARKTLASAIQIGAPVSVKKAIRALQKFDGIVEEATENELANAAGRANKTGLLCCPHTGVALAVMEKLLKRGEIKKNDRVVVISTANGLKFTDFLVKYHSNTLRGVEPECLFKPYELPADETRIRQTINEALNGNLTV; encoded by the coding sequence ATGCGAGAAAACGGTTCTCATAAGAGTGGAGAGGTAGCTCTCGAATTCGACGCCTGGTTTCAGTGCATCAATGGCTGTTCCGGCCGGTACGAATTGAATGAAGTGATTTACAACTGCCCGCATTGCGGCGACCTGTTGGAAGTCACGCACGATATGGAGCGGCTGAAAAAGCGTTCGGCCGCAGAATGGAAAAGCCTGTTCGACGAACGCTACCGCCGTCACGACTGGCCGTACGGCAGTTCCGTGTGGGGCAAGAAGGAACTGGTCTGCCCCAACGTGGACAACGACAACATCGTCTCCACCTACGAAGGTGGAAGCAACCTGTTCTGGGCCGAACGGTTGGGCAAACAGCTTGGCCTCGAAGAATTGTGGGTCAAACAGTGCGGCATGGCGCATTCCGGTTCGTTCAAGGACCTGGGCATGACTGTGCTGGTGTCCATGGTCAAGCAGATGCGGACCGAGGGAAAGGACATCAAAGCCGTTGCCTGCGCCTCCACCGGAGACACCTCCGCGTCGCTCGCCGCCTATTGCGCCGTCGCCGGCATTCCGGCCATCGTGTTCCTGCCGCGCAACAAGATTTCCATGACCCAGCTCATCCAGCCCATCACGCATGGGGTGATGACATTTTCATTGGATACGGATTTCGACGGGTGCATGAGGATCGTCAAAAGCATCTGCCAGGAAAAGGAGATTTACCTTGCCAATTCGATGAACTCGCTCCGGCTGGAAGGGCAGAAGACCATCAGCTTTGAGTTGACCCAGCAGTTCGATCAGGAGGTGCCGGACTTCATCATTGTCCCCGGAGGCAACCTGGGCAACGTCAGCGCCATCGGCAAAGGGTACGAGATGATGTACGAACTGGGCATCATCAACAAACTGCCGCGGCTGGTGTGTGCGCAGGCGGAACGCGCCAACCCGCTGGTGCGCAGTTTCAAACGCGGATTCAAATCCTTCAAATCCATTCAGGCCCGCAAGACCTTGGCCAGTGCCATTCAGATCGGCGCTCCGGTCAGCGTGAAGAAAGCCATCCGCGCTCTGCAGAAATTCGACGGCATCGTCGAAGAGGCAACGGAAAACGAACTGGCAAATGCCGCCGGTCGCGCCAACAAGACGGGTCTTTTGTGTTGCCCGCATACCGGCGTGGCTCTGGCCGTCATGGAAAAACTGCTCAAGCGCGGCGAGATCAAAAAGAATGATCGGGTGGTCGTCATTTCCACTGCCAACGGGTTGAAGTTCACCGATTTTCTGGTTAAATACCATTCCAATACCCTGCGCGGCGTCGAGCCGGAGTGCCTGTTCAAACCATATGAGCTTCCGGCCGACGAGACCCGCATCCGGCAGACCATCAACGAGGCGTTGAACGGCAACCTGACGGTCTGA
- a CDS encoding homoserine dehydrogenase — protein MKPVKIGLIGFGTIGAGVVRILQKNRQNIVDRLGTAVEVACIADLDITTPRGVEVDQKILTTNAYDVVNHPDVDVVVELIGGYEPARDLILKAFEHGKHVVTANKALLAKHGDELFAAAEKHKVNLGFEAAVGGAIPIIRSIREAFVANRIEAIEGIVNGTANYILSKMSDEDLEFELVLKEAQEKGFAEADPTFDVEGIDSAHKIAILSRLSFGTSVDFEKIYIQGISRITPVDIKCAREFGFRIKLLAVAKFDGKELDIRVHPAMIPESKPMANVNGVLNAIMVRDDLMEENVLVGHGAGSLPTGSAVVGDIVEIARNILSGASGRVPAQSFQSHSLKKIPLKPTHEIEGEYFLRFLVQDKPGVLSKISGILGRHDISIESMIQRGRDMDGKGVPLVMMTHQAKEKNIQQALKEIEQLDVVCEKTVLIRVER, from the coding sequence ATGAAACCTGTAAAAATCGGATTGATCGGATTCGGCACCATCGGCGCTGGCGTGGTGCGCATCCTGCAAAAAAACCGGCAGAACATTGTGGACCGTCTGGGCACGGCGGTGGAAGTGGCATGCATCGCCGATCTCGACATCACAACCCCGCGTGGTGTGGAAGTGGATCAAAAGATCCTCACCACCAACGCTTACGATGTGGTCAATCACCCGGACGTCGATGTGGTGGTCGAACTGATCGGCGGCTACGAGCCAGCCCGCGACCTCATCCTGAAAGCCTTCGAGCACGGCAAGCACGTGGTCACCGCCAACAAGGCCCTGCTTGCGAAACACGGAGACGAGTTGTTCGCCGCCGCGGAAAAGCACAAGGTGAACCTCGGTTTCGAGGCCGCTGTCGGCGGGGCCATTCCCATCATCCGTTCCATCCGCGAGGCTTTCGTCGCCAACCGCATCGAGGCCATCGAGGGCATCGTCAACGGCACCGCCAACTACATTCTCAGCAAGATGTCGGATGAGGACCTCGAATTCGAGCTGGTGTTGAAGGAAGCACAGGAAAAAGGATTCGCCGAAGCCGACCCGACCTTCGATGTCGAGGGCATCGATTCTGCCCACAAGATTGCCATCCTGAGCCGCCTGTCGTTCGGCACTTCGGTTGATTTTGAAAAAATCTACATCCAGGGCATCAGCAGAATCACCCCGGTTGATATCAAGTGCGCCCGCGAGTTCGGTTTCCGCATCAAACTCCTGGCGGTCGCCAAGTTCGACGGCAAGGAGCTGGATATCCGCGTGCATCCGGCGATGATTCCGGAATCCAAACCGATGGCGAATGTCAACGGCGTGCTGAACGCCATCATGGTCCGCGACGATCTGATGGAGGAAAATGTGCTGGTGGGCCACGGCGCCGGGTCCCTGCCGACGGGCAGTGCGGTGGTGGGAGACATCGTGGAAATTGCCCGCAATATCCTCTCTGGGGCCTCCGGGCGGGTGCCGGCCCAATCGTTCCAGAGCCACAGCCTGAAGAAAATTCCCCTCAAACCCACCCATGAAATCGAGGGGGAGTACTTTTTACGCTTCCTCGTGCAGGACAAACCGGGTGTATTGTCCAAAATTTCTGGTATTCTTGGGCGGCACGACATCAGCATCGAGTCCATGATCCAGCGGGGACGGGATATGGACGGGAAGGGCGTTCCCCTCGTCATGATGACGCACCAGGCGAAAGAGAAAAACATTCAACAGGCTTTAAAAGAAATCGAACAATTGGACGTGGTATGCGAGAAAACGGTTCTCATAAGAGTGGAGAGGTAG
- the alaC gene encoding alanine transaminase, producing MNEFPRIQRLPPYVFNIVGELKLQARRRGEDIIDFGMGNPDQATPKHIVDKLIEAIQKPQNHRYSLSRGIPKLRQAIADWYQREHGVYVDPETEAIATIGSKEGISSLAMAITGPGDSVLVPTPTYPIHTYAFILANADITSVPLQKDIDFFEALLKAYKQTWPRPKALIINFPHNPTTQVVDLDFFVKVVDFAREHDLIVIHDYAYADLVFDGYRAPSLLQVPGAKDVGVECFTLSKSYNMPGWRVGFMVGNREIIHALARIKSYQDYGMFQPIQIASIIALNGPRDCVDEIREMYKVRRDVLCAGLNRIGWAVEPPKATMFVWAEIPDQLKHMGSLEFSKLLLEKAKVAVSPGIGFGDGGDHYVRFSLVENEHRIRQAVRGIREIF from the coding sequence ATGAATGAATTTCCCCGCATTCAGCGTTTGCCTCCCTATGTGTTCAACATCGTAGGCGAGTTGAAACTGCAGGCTCGCCGCCGTGGTGAGGACATCATCGATTTTGGCATGGGCAATCCCGACCAGGCTACGCCCAAGCACATCGTGGACAAGCTGATCGAAGCCATCCAGAAGCCGCAGAACCACCGCTATTCGCTTTCGCGCGGTATTCCCAAACTGCGCCAGGCGATTGCGGACTGGTATCAGCGTGAGCACGGGGTGTACGTCGATCCGGAGACCGAGGCCATCGCCACCATCGGCTCGAAAGAAGGCATTTCGTCATTGGCCATGGCCATCACCGGTCCGGGCGACAGCGTGCTGGTGCCGACGCCGACGTACCCGATCCACACCTACGCTTTCATCCTGGCGAATGCGGATATCACCTCCGTACCTTTGCAAAAGGACATCGACTTTTTCGAAGCCCTGCTGAAGGCATACAAACAGACCTGGCCGCGGCCGAAAGCGCTCATCATCAACTTCCCGCACAACCCGACGACGCAGGTGGTGGATCTCGACTTCTTCGTCAAGGTGGTGGACTTTGCCCGCGAGCACGATCTGATCGTGATCCACGATTATGCTTACGCCGACCTCGTGTTCGACGGATACCGCGCGCCCAGCCTGCTCCAGGTACCGGGTGCGAAGGACGTCGGCGTGGAGTGCTTCACGCTGTCGAAAAGCTACAACATGCCCGGCTGGCGGGTGGGCTTCATGGTCGGCAACCGTGAGATCATCCACGCGCTGGCCCGGATCAAGAGTTACCAGGACTACGGCATGTTCCAGCCGATCCAGATCGCGTCCATCATTGCACTCAACGGACCCCGCGACTGCGTGGATGAAATCCGGGAGATGTATAAAGTGCGGCGCGACGTGTTGTGCGCCGGCCTCAACCGCATCGGCTGGGCGGTGGAGCCGCCGAAGGCCACCATGTTCGTCTGGGCGGAAATCCCCGACCAGCTCAAGCATATGGGATCGCTCGAATTTTCCAAACTGCTCCTCGAAAAAGCCAAGGTGGCGGTGTCGCCGGGGATCGGATTCGGCGACGGTGGGGATCATTACGTCCGCTTTTCTCTTGTCGAAAACGAGCACCGCATCCGCCAGGCCGTGCGGGGCATTCGCGAAATTTTCTAA
- a CDS encoding S1 family peptidase: MLGIIALSNQRLAMTDPENTYPKRIKRAVRLFFNPPENELERHLIGKGIECQTPHRLYGQVAGATVVIKADHSVGAGVFIGPRLIVTARHVVDGKSIEVVLPEVPADDLARPGRTIEIDSVHRVRNLDLAFIKTQGSYPSYLDLKMNPEGEDDLMIVGHPNRKYYSLQKARIKKKDALEESEYILFKDNEVFFGNSGGAIVACDGGLMGVVSMMSNYQNAAFKQGIGINARTILEHARKLNLI, encoded by the coding sequence GTGCTCGGGATCATTGCCCTCAGCAACCAGAGGCTGGCGATGACCGACCCGGAAAACACCTACCCGAAGCGCATCAAACGGGCGGTGCGGCTGTTTTTCAATCCTCCGGAAAACGAACTCGAACGCCACCTCATCGGCAAGGGCATCGAGTGCCAGACCCCACACCGGCTGTACGGTCAGGTGGCTGGGGCTACGGTTGTGATCAAAGCGGATCATTCGGTCGGCGCCGGGGTGTTCATCGGTCCGCGCCTCATTGTTACGGCGCGGCACGTGGTGGATGGGAAATCGATCGAAGTGGTGCTTCCAGAGGTTCCGGCAGACGATCTGGCCCGGCCGGGAAGGACGATCGAAATCGATTCCGTGCATCGGGTTCGGAATCTGGATCTGGCGTTCATCAAAACCCAGGGGTCGTACCCCTCTTACCTGGATCTGAAGATGAACCCGGAGGGTGAGGACGATCTAATGATCGTCGGGCATCCCAATCGCAAATACTACTCTTTGCAAAAAGCCCGGATCAAGAAAAAAGATGCGCTGGAGGAGTCGGAGTACATCCTGTTCAAGGACAATGAAGTGTTTTTCGGCAACTCCGGCGGCGCCATTGTGGCCTGCGATGGAGGCCTGATGGGCGTGGTGAGCATGATGAGCAACTACCAGAACGCCGCCTTCAAGCAGGGCATCGGCATCAACGCCCGCACCATCCTGGAGCACGCCCGCAAGCTCAACCTGATATAG
- a CDS encoding undecaprenyl-diphosphate phosphatase, producing the protein MEDIQAILLGLIQGLTEFLPVSSSGHLILVPILFDYQDQGLAMDAILHLATLLAIIIFFRRELWQLLCAMFDKKNQPARHRVAWGIIVATVPAGVVGLSLGDWIEANLRSPVFVGTNLIFWSFVFWWADRGAARTDGGEAELNGMSFKQILLIGCAQAVALFPGTSRSGITIAAGLFMNLSQPAAARFAFLLGTPAILAAGLHKTVSVITQPEEALIFTSGQMAMAFSISFLSGYLAIKILLTVVSRVGLIPFVIYRLLLGGFILAIY; encoded by the coding sequence ATGGAAGATATCCAGGCAATCCTGCTGGGCCTGATCCAGGGCCTGACCGAGTTTCTACCCGTCTCCAGTTCCGGGCATTTGATTCTGGTGCCCATCCTGTTTGATTATCAGGATCAGGGGCTGGCCATGGACGCCATTCTGCATTTGGCCACCCTGCTCGCCATCATCATATTCTTCCGCAGGGAGCTCTGGCAACTGCTGTGTGCCATGTTCGACAAAAAGAACCAGCCGGCACGGCATCGCGTTGCCTGGGGCATTATTGTGGCCACGGTCCCCGCCGGGGTGGTGGGACTCTCACTCGGTGACTGGATCGAGGCGAACCTCCGAAGCCCGGTGTTCGTCGGGACCAATTTGATTTTCTGGTCGTTCGTATTCTGGTGGGCGGACCGGGGAGCGGCGCGCACCGACGGCGGTGAAGCGGAACTGAACGGCATGTCGTTCAAGCAGATTCTGTTGATCGGGTGTGCGCAGGCGGTGGCCTTGTTTCCCGGCACGTCGCGGTCCGGCATCACCATCGCCGCGGGCCTGTTCATGAACTTATCCCAACCCGCCGCCGCGCGCTTCGCCTTCCTGCTGGGCACGCCGGCCATCCTCGCCGCCGGCCTGCACAAAACCGTTTCAGTGATCACACAACCGGAAGAAGCCTTAATATTCACCAGCGGACAGATGGCCATGGCCTTCAGCATCTCCTTTCTGTCCGGTTACCTGGCCATCAAGATCCTGCTGACGGTGGTGAGCCGCGTGGGCCTGATCCCCTTCGTCATCTACCGGTTGCTTCTGGGCGGGTTCATCCTGGCAATTTACTGA
- a CDS encoding TVP38/TMEM64 family protein, giving the protein MGATVQEKNKTTIPASVRRRFIKFIILILVGFGTGFYFSRHGVKLTPESFQAFVLSMGVWGPVLYIGVFVIRPLFLIPSIALFIAGGLAFGPVVGPLYASVGAGAGGTLGFWIARTMGHDYVKSKLKLGADMIDDTRFSFSMVWLLSLIPIMPVTVINYGAGLSTMRFRHYILAHVLGLTPRAYAYGFFGSTLLAIGSTQFRVALIILIVLALISLYMRYRARRKRVLELEAAQ; this is encoded by the coding sequence ATGGGCGCCACTGTTCAGGAAAAAAACAAAACCACGATCCCCGCTTCCGTACGCAGGCGGTTCATCAAGTTCATCATTTTGATCCTCGTGGGATTTGGCACCGGGTTTTATTTTTCCCGGCACGGGGTGAAACTGACGCCGGAATCTTTCCAGGCCTTTGTGTTGTCGATGGGGGTCTGGGGTCCCGTGCTTTACATTGGCGTGTTTGTCATCCGGCCATTGTTCCTGATCCCGTCCATCGCCCTGTTCATCGCGGGAGGGCTGGCCTTCGGTCCGGTGGTGGGTCCGTTATACGCCTCGGTGGGGGCGGGGGCGGGCGGCACGCTGGGGTTCTGGATCGCCCGCACCATGGGTCACGATTATGTGAAGAGCAAACTGAAACTGGGCGCGGACATGATCGACGACACGCGTTTCAGTTTCTCCATGGTGTGGTTGCTGAGCCTCATCCCCATCATGCCGGTGACGGTGATCAACTACGGTGCCGGGTTGTCCACCATGCGCTTTCGGCATTACATCCTTGCGCATGTGCTGGGCCTGACCCCACGCGCCTACGCCTACGGATTTTTCGGCAGCACGCTGTTGGCAATCGGCTCCACCCAATTCCGCGTCGCGCTCATCATTCTGATCGTACTGGCTCTCATCAGCCTCTACATGCGCTACCGCGCACGGCGTAAGCGGGTGCTGGAGTTGGAAGCCGCGCAATAA
- a CDS encoding UTP--glucose-1-phosphate uridylyltransferase codes for MEISEWSRVLEGVDLTPRARRAFLRLVERHREGADSLIDWDSIHSPQVDRLVPYENLEPPDEDAGREALAHLAVCKLNGGLGTSMGCPGPKSLIPIRDGLTFLDFIMGQLQELEQTWAVRVPLILMNSFYTEEQTALVLSNYPDSQPIECFTQNRFPRLDKATGRPLKEEEFGQEAWYPPGHGDLYTCLEEQGILDRLRDEGKKLLFVSNADNLGATADPAIAHHMLKHDIPFLMEMTPKTSADVKGGTLYEDSDGRLHLLEVAQVPPKHVDAFCGTEKFRVFNTNNIWIHLDHLKRRLERGPMDLNLIVNEKSVDGRAVIQLETAIGAALEHFEQAVGLVVNRDRFLPVKKTSDLLVIQSDLFVQEGAHLRRNPARAQANLPSVVWQGPLENFEEYSRRVSQAPSLVDLESLEAEGNVWFRGVATLKGRVRLISHGKPLAVPGGVVIENQTLEN; via the coding sequence ATGGAAATTTCGGAATGGAGCCGGGTTTTGGAGGGAGTGGATCTGACACCGCGGGCACGCCGGGCGTTTTTGCGCCTGGTGGAGCGGCATCGGGAGGGAGCGGACAGCCTCATCGACTGGGATTCCATCCACTCCCCGCAGGTGGACAGGCTGGTGCCGTATGAAAACCTGGAGCCGCCGGACGAAGACGCGGGAAGGGAGGCGCTGGCCCACCTGGCAGTGTGCAAACTGAACGGAGGGCTTGGCACCAGCATGGGATGCCCCGGACCGAAATCGCTGATTCCCATCCGCGACGGGCTCACCTTCCTCGATTTCATCATGGGCCAGTTGCAGGAATTGGAGCAAACCTGGGCGGTGCGGGTGCCGCTGATCCTGATGAACAGTTTTTACACCGAAGAACAGACGGCACTGGTCCTTTCCAATTACCCTGACTCCCAGCCGATCGAATGCTTCACTCAGAACCGGTTTCCCCGGCTGGATAAGGCAACAGGACGGCCCCTTAAGGAAGAAGAGTTCGGGCAGGAGGCGTGGTACCCGCCGGGTCACGGCGACCTGTACACCTGCCTTGAGGAGCAGGGAATCCTCGACCGTCTGCGCGACGAGGGCAAAAAACTTTTGTTCGTGTCCAACGCCGACAACCTGGGCGCGACGGCCGATCCCGCCATCGCCCACCATATGCTGAAGCACGACATTCCGTTTTTGATGGAAATGACCCCGAAGACATCCGCCGACGTGAAAGGTGGCACGTTGTATGAGGACAGCGATGGCCGGCTGCACCTGCTGGAGGTCGCGCAGGTGCCGCCGAAGCACGTGGATGCGTTTTGCGGCACTGAAAAATTCCGCGTGTTCAACACCAACAACATTTGGATTCATCTCGATCATTTGAAACGCCGGTTGGAGCGGGGGCCCATGGACCTCAACCTGATCGTCAACGAAAAATCCGTAGATGGCCGGGCGGTGATCCAACTCGAAACCGCCATCGGCGCGGCGTTGGAGCATTTTGAACAAGCCGTTGGACTGGTGGTGAACCGCGACCGTTTTCTGCCGGTCAAAAAAACCAGCGACCTGTTGGTGATCCAGTCCGACCTTTTCGTGCAGGAAGGGGCGCATTTGCGGCGGAACCCGGCGCGGGCGCAGGCGAACCTGCCATCCGTCGTCTGGCAGGGACCGCTGGAAAATTTTGAAGAGTACAGCCGCCGCGTTTCGCAGGCACCCAGCCTGGTGGACCTGGAATCGTTGGAAGCGGAAGGCAACGTGTGGTTCCGCGGCGTGGCGACGCTGAAAGGGAGGGTGCGCCTGATCAGCCACGGCAAACCGCTTGCCGTGCCGGGTGGGGTGGTGATCGAAAACCAGACTCTGGAAAACTGA
- a CDS encoding glycogen/starch/alpha-glucan phosphorylase, translated as MNDSVTNTKPSSLPEGNSVDVIKDSISHHLKYSQAKSPRTATLMDHYNSIAFAVRDRLVEKWIDTQNRYFTKDPKRIYYLSMEYLVGRALSNYLVNLDFKKEVCRAIEKLGLDLENIEQSDIEAGLGNGGLGRLAACFMDSMATLGIPAAGYGMRYEYGIFYQKIIDGFQVETADNWLRKGYPWELPRPDYLYPIRFYGRVQHTSDKEGYGICHWVDSHDDVMAMAYDVPIPGYHNQTVNNLRLWSARSTREFDLDSFNEGDYVQAVSRKHESETLSKVLYPNDSNMQGKELRLKQEYFFVSASLQDILRRYKRNHSTFESFPKKVAIQLNDTHPALAIPELMRLLMDREHRPWEEAWEIAVKTFAYTNHTVLPEALEKWSVDLMQRVLPRHLEIIYQINQNFLNRVQVQHPGNNAMLEKVSIVEEQPVKSIRMSNLAIIGSHTVNGVAALHSDILKNRVFPEFNKLFPNRFTNITNGITQRLWLKSCNPALSDLLNDTIGDGWVTDLNQMQKLKKFADDEEFQKRWRDVKMSNKKRLAGYIREDRALRMEINPHHLFDVQVKRIHEYKRQLLCLLHAIVLYNRFKENPNCDHVPRTVMFAGKAAPGYDVAKLIIKLITSVADKVNHDVQTADKLRVVFIPNYSVNKAEGIIPGADLSEQISTAGMEASGTGNMKLALNGALTIGTLDGANIEIKNEVGDDNIFIFGLTSGQVDEVKTRGYNPREYYEKNHELRRALDMVRDGYFSPDHPHLFQPIIDSLLVKDRFMVLADFASYIEKQKEVEALFLSPKEWTRKSILNAASMGPFSSDRAIRQYCQKIWDVHPLPK; from the coding sequence ATGAATGATAGCGTGACAAATACCAAGCCCTCCAGCCTACCCGAAGGCAATAGTGTGGACGTCATCAAAGACTCCATTTCCCATCATCTGAAATACTCGCAGGCGAAATCACCCCGCACGGCAACGCTCATGGATCATTACAACAGCATTGCCTTCGCCGTGCGCGACCGGCTGGTAGAGAAATGGATCGACACGCAAAACCGTTATTTTACCAAAGACCCGAAACGCATTTATTACCTGTCGATGGAATACCTGGTCGGCCGCGCCCTCAGCAATTACCTGGTGAATCTCGACTTCAAAAAGGAAGTGTGCCGCGCCATCGAGAAACTGGGACTCGATCTGGAAAACATCGAGCAATCGGACATAGAAGCCGGGCTGGGCAACGGAGGCCTCGGTCGCCTCGCCGCCTGCTTCATGGATTCGATGGCGACGCTTGGGATTCCAGCGGCCGGGTACGGCATGCGTTACGAATACGGCATCTTTTATCAAAAAATCATCGACGGCTTTCAGGTCGAGACGGCGGACAACTGGTTGCGTAAAGGGTATCCGTGGGAGTTGCCCCGGCCCGATTACCTGTACCCCATCCGCTTTTACGGCCGCGTCCAGCATACGTCAGACAAGGAAGGGTACGGCATCTGCCACTGGGTGGACTCGCACGACGACGTGATGGCGATGGCCTACGACGTCCCCATCCCCGGCTACCACAACCAGACAGTGAACAACCTGCGCCTGTGGAGCGCACGCTCCACCCGCGAGTTCGACCTCGACAGCTTCAACGAAGGCGATTACGTGCAGGCGGTCAGCCGCAAGCACGAATCGGAAACACTGTCCAAAGTCCTGTACCCGAACGACAGCAACATGCAGGGCAAGGAGTTGCGCCTGAAGCAGGAATACTTTTTCGTGTCGGCATCGCTTCAGGACATCCTGCGCCGTTACAAGCGCAACCATTCCACGTTCGAATCGTTTCCGAAAAAGGTGGCGATTCAATTGAACGACACCCATCCCGCGCTCGCCATCCCGGAGCTGATGCGCTTGCTGATGGACCGCGAGCACCGCCCTTGGGAGGAGGCATGGGAAATTGCCGTCAAAACCTTTGCCTACACCAATCACACTGTCCTGCCGGAAGCTCTGGAGAAGTGGTCGGTGGACCTCATGCAACGCGTCCTGCCGCGCCACCTGGAAATCATTTACCAGATCAACCAGAATTTTCTGAACCGCGTTCAGGTTCAGCATCCGGGCAACAACGCCATGCTGGAAAAGGTGTCCATCGTCGAGGAACAACCGGTCAAAAGCATTCGCATGTCCAACCTGGCGATCATCGGCAGTCACACCGTCAACGGCGTCGCCGCCCTGCACAGCGACATTTTGAAAAACCGCGTTTTTCCCGAATTCAACAAGCTGTTTCCGAACCGATTCACCAACATCACCAACGGCATCACGCAACGCCTGTGGCTGAAATCGTGCAATCCCGCACTCTCCGATCTACTGAACGACACCATCGGCGACGGCTGGGTGACCGACCTCAACCAGATGCAAAAACTCAAAAAATTCGCGGACGATGAGGAGTTTCAAAAACGCTGGCGGGATGTGAAGATGAGCAACAAGAAACGGCTGGCGGGATACATCCGCGAGGACAGGGCGCTCCGAATGGAGATCAATCCCCATCACCTGTTCGACGTGCAGGTGAAGCGCATCCATGAGTACAAACGGCAACTGCTCTGCCTCCTGCACGCCATCGTGTTGTACAACCGTTTCAAGGAAAACCCGAACTGCGACCACGTGCCGCGCACAGTGATGTTTGCCGGCAAGGCCGCGCCGGGCTACGACGTGGCGAAGCTCATCATCAAGCTCATCACCAGCGTCGCGGACAAGGTTAACCATGATGTGCAGACCGCGGACAAACTGCGGGTTGTGTTCATTCCCAACTACAGTGTGAACAAGGCGGAGGGCATCATCCCCGGCGCGGATCTTTCGGAACAGATTTCAACGGCGGGAATGGAAGCTTCCGGCACCGGCAACATGAAGCTGGCACTCAATGGCGCGCTCACCATCGGCACCCTCGATGGAGCCAACATCGAAATCAAAAACGAAGTCGGCGACGATAACATTTTCATCTTCGGGCTGACCTCCGGGCAGGTTGACGAAGTCAAAACCCGGGGCTACAATCCACGTGAATATTATGAGAAAAACCATGAGTTGCGACGGGCCCTGGACATGGTCCGGGACGGTTATTTCTCACCGGATCATCCGCACCTGTTCCAGCCCATCATCGATTCCCTGCTGGTCAAGGACCGGTTCATGGTGCTGGCGGATTTCGCGAGTTACATCGAAAAACAAAAAGAAGTGGAAGCGCTGTTCCTTTCACCGAAGGAATGGACCCGCAAGTCCATCCTCAATGCCGCCAGCATGGGTCCCTTTTCAAGCGACCGGGCCATCCGCCAATACTGCCAAAAAATCTGGGACGTGCATCCACTTCCAAAATAA